Proteins from one Nitrosopumilus sp. genomic window:
- a CDS encoding RlmE family RNA methyltransferase translates to MKLIDARKDHYRKLAHEQGFRSRAAFKLKELNHSYRLIGPGFYVLDLGCAPGGWTQMAVKLVGNQGKVMGIDLSYVEEIPGAHIIRENIEDEHVIDEIISYFGRKVNAVICDLSPQVSGNWTVDHAKQISLNYDCTKIMDKVLAHKGNAVFKVFDGPYSMEFRDYIKKKFVRINLTKPNASRKQSSELYYVCLGFTG, encoded by the coding sequence ATGAAACTAATCGACGCTCGTAAAGATCACTATCGAAAATTGGCACATGAACAAGGTTTTCGAAGTAGAGCTGCATTCAAACTTAAAGAATTAAATCACTCATATCGTTTAATTGGTCCTGGTTTTTACGTTCTAGATTTGGGATGTGCGCCTGGTGGCTGGACTCAGATGGCTGTAAAATTAGTTGGTAACCAAGGAAAGGTGATGGGTATAGATTTGTCCTATGTTGAAGAGATTCCTGGTGCTCATATAATTAGAGAGAATATAGAAGATGAACATGTAATCGACGAGATAATATCATATTTTGGGCGTAAAGTAAATGCTGTGATCTGTGATCTTTCACCACAAGTTAGTGGAAACTGGACAGTTGATCATGCAAAGCAAATTTCCCTGAATTATGATTGCACCAAAATCATGGATAAAGTTTTAGCACATAAAGGAAATGCTGTTTTCAAAGTATTTGATGGTCCATATTCTATGGAGTTTAGAGATTATATCAAGAAAAAATTTGTTAGGATTAATCTTACAAAGCCTAACGCCAGTAGAAAACAAAGTAGTGAGTTATACTATGTTTGTTTAGGTTTTACTGGTTAG
- the rnhB gene encoding ribonuclease HII: MQICGVDDAGRGSMLGPLVIAGISLEKKNLKQLSSLGVKDSKKLSPKLREILYKKILKIVDDYYIVKISPKSIDASVKNHCLNDLEAKYMAKVVSKLNPDTSYVDSCDVNPTRFGRKISKMSDNHKIKSYHYADSRFVVVSAASILAKVTRDRAIVKLRKDYHLGSGYPSDSITVKFVMNYYKLNHSLPSFVRKSWNPVQKIVKNN; this comes from the coding sequence GTGCAAATTTGTGGTGTGGATGATGCAGGACGTGGCTCTATGTTGGGACCACTCGTTATAGCTGGAATCTCATTGGAAAAGAAAAACCTCAAGCAATTATCTTCATTAGGAGTAAAAGATTCAAAAAAACTCTCTCCAAAATTACGTGAAATTCTTTATAAAAAAATTCTCAAAATAGTTGATGATTATTACATTGTAAAAATTTCTCCCAAATCAATTGATGCTAGCGTAAAAAATCATTGCCTTAATGATTTGGAGGCAAAATACATGGCAAAAGTTGTATCAAAATTAAATCCTGATACTTCATATGTTGATTCATGTGATGTCAATCCAACTAGATTTGGACGAAAAATATCTAAAATGTCTGACAATCATAAAATTAAATCATATCATTATGCAGATAGTAGATTTGTAGTTGTATCTGCCGCCTCTATTCTTGCCAAAGTAACACGTGATAGAGCCATTGTGAAATTAAGGAAAGATTATCATCTAGGTAGTGGATATCCTTCTGACTCTATAACTGTGAAATTCGTGATGAATTATTACAAACTGAACCATTCTCTGCCTAGCTTTGTACGTAAAAGTTGGAATCCTGTTCAAAAAATTGTAAAAAACAACTAG
- a CDS encoding tRNA (guanine-N1)-methyltransferase, translating to MEIPNETFQEIIEGDTKLLVPKRSLTDKVPPKEPAFFNPKAKVNRDFSIIAYAAFLKNFQGPRIFLEGMSGIGARGLRVSNELKVENTIINDLNPTALKMAEYSASQNNLKNIEFSENEVCRFLSNHSKKGERGSMVDIDPFGSPAAFFDCGIRATMHGGIFSTAATDLQVLNGIFQAACKRKYGGVPVRVEYGNEMAIRLVLGCLRIVAARLGVEIIPMFVESEMHYYRIYVKVLNRPDQKENLGYILHCKNCGHRKTSTKQEKECKLCNSKISVAGPLWIGNIFDREFIQNMLVEIPNLKVDKVCEKTIQKCLAESEMPATYFTLDEIASKMKISPPKLEKAIQNLEQNNFTASVTAFNPTGFRTSANINEITKIFQTNQ from the coding sequence TTGGAAATTCCAAATGAAACTTTTCAGGAGATTATCGAAGGAGACACAAAACTTCTAGTTCCAAAGAGATCATTGACTGATAAAGTTCCACCAAAAGAACCAGCATTTTTTAATCCAAAGGCAAAAGTAAATAGAGATTTTTCAATAATTGCATATGCAGCATTTTTGAAAAATTTTCAAGGACCAAGGATTTTCTTGGAAGGTATGTCTGGTATTGGTGCAAGGGGACTTCGTGTATCTAATGAACTAAAAGTTGAAAATACAATAATCAATGATCTTAACCCAACTGCACTAAAAATGGCAGAATATTCAGCAAGTCAGAATAATCTAAAAAATATTGAATTTTCAGAAAATGAAGTCTGTAGATTTCTAAGTAATCATTCAAAAAAGGGAGAAAGAGGCTCAATGGTTGATATAGATCCATTTGGCTCCCCTGCGGCATTTTTTGACTGTGGAATAAGGGCAACCATGCATGGTGGAATTTTTTCTACTGCGGCTACAGATCTTCAAGTACTAAATGGTATCTTTCAAGCTGCATGTAAGAGAAAATACGGTGGAGTTCCAGTTAGAGTAGAATATGGGAATGAGATGGCAATCAGATTAGTTCTTGGCTGTCTAAGAATAGTTGCGGCAAGACTAGGAGTAGAAATTATTCCAATGTTTGTAGAAAGTGAAATGCATTATTATAGAATTTATGTTAAAGTCTTAAACAGACCGGATCAAAAAGAAAATCTTGGGTATATTTTACATTGTAAAAATTGTGGACATAGAAAAACATCAACAAAACAAGAAAAAGAATGTAAATTATGTAATTCAAAAATTAGTGTTGCAGGGCCACTGTGGATTGGAAATATTTTTGATAGAGAATTTATTCAAAACATGTTAGTTGAAATTCCAAATTTAAAAGTAGACAAAGTTTGTGAAAAAACTATTCAAAAATGTCTTGCAGAATCGGAAATGCCAGCAACATATTTTACACTAGATGAAATTGCATCAAAAATGAAAATATCACCACCAAAGTTGGAAAAAGCAATACAGAATTTAGAGCAAAATAACTTTACGGCTAGTGTAACAGCATTTAATCCAACTGGATTTAGGACTAGTGCAAACATTAATGAAATAACTAAAATTTTTCAGACTAACCAGTAA
- a CDS encoding ATP-binding protein, whose translation MRLRKFRVRAYRCIHDSGEITVGDLAAFVGRNESGKTTILQALTLLNRDEIVSELDLCDEMSEDLKDEMRLAEGEFELNQHEISLIKEKFPGLPNIKKIKLIRTNRNPKIQYEFEDIKLGEDENKGINSWENFSKQIFEFLDTIPNHLRIQIDTKFFEAKVPKSQEIFDKGMAEFSNQFHVIAIQEPKVIEEWEKIYESPENQFSNLLSGESERTAIQNFIASHLHPRFVYFSDYKKIYGNINLNEYLREEKKERANSIEFVEEFDKAETVRNLFYLAELDIKELDEVKESPSKCIKLLNAASNRLTRRLNPAWKGDPIHVDLRYNPGNIMSVVISDVHKDGTITNTGLLNRRAEGFKWTFSFIVNFAAETQRAELKEAILLLDEPARNLHPTQQMGISDLLKNLAGSNQVLYATHSPFMIFDYTPGNLLVVELDKRKHLSRIFYDYWNADDKTLTPILYGLCRGQVESIVDREIGRNSRPIIIVETMSDAMYLNAFDKFLQDPNISMNPLNVIAAYNKNSVLPLAIFYRNHGYKTFVLLDNSQESKQISAQLVSNEFSTIQTIFFEREGKKLESIEDYIALEDYLYPVNQTYEIKLRHEGFSNLTPQDIIDKEGGGVLEKLKKIWQEHRDDDWGEFDNEEVTRYICEKITLEETDFLTDKTKDQFRSLYRLIAERIRQYQNVSTKSDLDRFQKAKH comes from the coding sequence ATGCGACTTAGAAAATTCAGAGTTAGAGCATATCGTTGTATTCATGATTCTGGGGAAATTACAGTGGGAGACTTGGCAGCGTTTGTTGGAAGGAATGAAAGTGGAAAAACAACAATTCTTCAAGCTCTAACGCTGCTAAATAGGGATGAAATAGTTTCAGAACTAGATCTTTGTGATGAGATGAGTGAAGATCTAAAAGATGAAATGAGATTAGCAGAAGGCGAATTTGAATTAAATCAACATGAAATTAGCCTCATAAAAGAAAAATTCCCAGGTTTACCAAACATTAAAAAGATAAAATTAATCAGGACAAATCGAAATCCAAAGATCCAGTATGAGTTTGAAGATATAAAACTTGGTGAAGATGAAAATAAAGGGATCAATTCATGGGAGAATTTTTCAAAACAAATTTTTGAGTTTTTAGATACAATTCCTAATCACTTGAGAATACAAATAGATACAAAATTCTTTGAAGCAAAAGTTCCAAAGAGTCAAGAGATATTTGATAAAGGGATGGCAGAATTTAGTAACCAATTTCATGTTATAGCCATTCAAGAACCCAAAGTGATTGAAGAATGGGAAAAAATCTATGAAAGTCCAGAAAACCAATTTTCAAATCTTCTAAGTGGTGAAAGCGAAAGAACAGCAATACAAAATTTCATTGCGTCTCATTTGCATCCAAGATTCGTCTATTTTTCTGATTATAAGAAGATCTATGGAAACATTAACCTTAATGAATACCTCAGAGAGGAGAAAAAAGAAAGAGCTAATTCAATTGAATTTGTTGAGGAATTTGACAAAGCAGAAACTGTAAGAAATTTATTCTATCTAGCTGAATTAGACATCAAAGAGTTAGACGAAGTCAAAGAGAGTCCTTCAAAATGTATCAAACTTCTCAATGCAGCAAGTAATAGATTAACAAGGAGGCTAAATCCAGCATGGAAAGGAGATCCAATTCATGTTGACTTAAGATATAATCCAGGAAATATCATGAGTGTTGTAATTTCAGATGTTCATAAAGATGGAACCATTACAAATACAGGATTATTAAACCGAAGAGCAGAGGGTTTTAAGTGGACATTTTCATTTATTGTAAACTTTGCAGCAGAAACTCAGAGGGCCGAACTAAAAGAAGCAATCTTACTATTAGATGAACCTGCAAGAAATCTTCATCCCACACAACAGATGGGAATTTCAGATTTGTTAAAAAACTTGGCTGGATCAAACCAAGTTTTGTATGCAACACACTCACCATTTATGATATTCGATTATACACCAGGTAACTTACTAGTTGTAGAATTGGATAAGAGAAAGCATCTCAGCAGAATCTTTTATGATTATTGGAATGCAGATGACAAGACACTAACACCTATTTTATATGGATTATGCAGAGGTCAAGTTGAATCTATTGTAGATAGAGAGATTGGAAGAAACTCAAGACCGATAATTATTGTAGAGACAATGTCTGATGCAATGTATCTTAATGCATTTGATAAATTCTTACAAGATCCAAATATTTCAATGAATCCACTTAACGTTATTGCAGCATATAACAAAAACTCAGTATTACCATTAGCAATTTTTTACAGGAATCATGGTTACAAGACGTTTGTTTTATTAGATAATTCTCAAGAATCCAAACAAATTTCTGCCCAGCTGGTTTCAAACGAGTTTTCAACAATTCAGACAATTTTCTTTGAAAGAGAAGGTAAGAAATTAGAATCAATTGAAGACTATATTGCACTCGAAGATTATCTCTATCCAGTAAATCAAACTTATGAAATTAAGTTAAGACACGAAGGATTTTCAAATCTCACTCCTCAGGATATAATAGATAAAGAAGGTGGAGGAGTTTTGGAGAAATTGAAAAAAATATGGCAAGAGCACAGAGATGACGATTGGGGAGAATTTGATAATGAGGAAGTCACTCGTTATATTTGTGAAAAAATCACATTAGAAGAAACTGATTTCCTTACAGATAAAACCAAAGACCAGTTTAGATCATTGTATAGATTAATTGCTGAAAGAATTAGACAGTATCAAAATGTTTCTACAAAATCAGACCTTGACAGATTTCAAAAGGCCAAACATTGA
- a CDS encoding transcriptional regulator has translation MVKKKDKLIDEAEKIKTDIAALKKKKKVLDSSSIKKINSKKIEKPAKKLTKKSEPKKLTKKSEPKKLTKKSEPKKLTKKSEPKKLTKKSEPKKPIEKPVKVKKLTKKELEEAKREAEKTLEEELEEQLTDEEIENFQIEKVDMERLTNKVCDVLAEHESEGMFQSELWKKLKLSSRDGSRLSLKLERMGTITREKLLENNRWTYKLILKKTPISTQSIENAPCLVCPVEQKCSLEGEISPTNCQFIEDWVLAEMKKPAKSK, from the coding sequence ATGGTAAAGAAAAAAGATAAACTAATTGACGAGGCAGAAAAAATCAAAACAGATATTGCTGCATTAAAAAAGAAAAAGAAGGTACTTGATTCATCTTCTATCAAAAAAATTAATTCAAAGAAAATTGAAAAACCCGCAAAAAAATTAACAAAGAAATCTGAGCCAAAAAAATTAACAAAGAAATCTGAGCCAAAAAAATTAACAAAGAAATCTGAGCCAAAAAAATTAACAAAGAAATCTGAGCCAAAAAAATTAACAAAGAAATCTGAGCCAAAAAAACCAATCGAAAAACCTGTTAAAGTAAAGAAATTAACTAAAAAAGAATTAGAAGAGGCTAAAAGGGAAGCTGAAAAAACATTAGAAGAAGAATTAGAAGAACAACTTACTGATGAAGAAATTGAAAATTTTCAAATTGAAAAAGTCGATATGGAAAGGCTTACCAACAAAGTTTGTGATGTTTTAGCAGAACATGAATCTGAGGGAATGTTTCAAAGTGAATTGTGGAAAAAACTTAAACTATCAAGTCGTGATGGCTCACGCCTTTCCCTAAAACTTGAAAGAATGGGTACTATTACTAGAGAAAAACTTCTTGAAAATAATCGTTGGACTTACAAATTAATTTTAAAGAAGACTCCAATCAGTACTCAATCAATTGAGAATGCCCCCTGTTTGGTTTGTCCAGTTGAACAGAAATGTTCTCTTGAAGGAGAAATCAGTCCTACAAATTGTCAGTTCATTGAAGACTGGGTACTTGCCGAAATGAAAAAACCTGCGAAGTCCAAATGA